A stretch of DNA from Erwinia aphidicola:
CCCGGTAAGCGGACCGTTTTATTTTACCTACTACGCCCAGTCGCGCGGCCCGCTGTTTCCAGTGCTGACCATTCTGCGCAATCAGCTGACGGTGAATTACCGGGTTGCCGCCGGGAGAAAATAGTTTTGCCAAGGACGCCAGGCCTGACGCGGTATTTAGCCGACGTGAGTTTATCCTGACAAGCGCAGCCTGCTGCCGCAAACACATTCCCTCACCCGTATTTAATTCTGGAAGCGGGCGCATAAAAAATATCGCTGCATTACATCACTTGCTGAATCAATGGAATCATGCGTGCAAATCATTTTCTTTTCTGCTTTGCTATTTCACTTACGTTAAGTGAAAGCTGAATCGTTCCATGCGAAACGCCTTAATCCTTTTATTTGTGGAAACGCTCAGTTAATTTTTTGATCTGCGTCCGTTTAAGCCTAAAAAACAACTCATCGATTATTTTAAGTCCGTAAAAGAGTCCAAAGATGATGGTGAGTTATACCATGAATACTCCTCGCCCAGACTGGCTGCCGGAACGGTAGAATTCAAATATTTAAGAATAAGATTAACCCGTAGTAACTAGCATTAGCATTGAACGTTGGGATAGCCAAAAAGTTCAACCCAAGCGCATTTTATGGCGTAATTATTTTTATAAAACTCATATAGACTTCTGCGCACCACATCCCCTTAACGCTATACATGGATTGTAATAATGAACCAGCACTCACGCAAAAAGGCCAATATGCTTATCGGGCTTTTTTTAAGCTCTGCTCCCGTATCAATGGTGTTCGCCGCTATTCCCAATGCTGAGAAACACCCGCTCGCACTTGATTATCGTCACGCGCCTGATCCCTCTGCACTGAGTCAGGAACCGAAGCCAGCCAGAGCGCCCGATCTGTTTGGTGAAACCACCGGTCCACTGCCATTCTTTGGTGAGGAAATTCGCCAGCGCGGTTATGACCTGCCCGATCCTTACGGGATTGGTTATAACTATATGGATATGCACCAAAATATTAAGGTAAACAGCATTAACTTTAGCGGACTGTCACTATTCGGAACGCCGCTACCGAGCGATAATTTTAAGATCGACGTTGGACACACCCGTGAGAAAAGCCAGACGCACACCGCGCGCCTGGATACCTGGCTATTCCCGTTTATGAACATATACGGCATCGTAGGGCATACCAAAGGCTCTTCCGTTTCCCGGATTGATACGGTGGCAGCGGGCGCTCAGGTTCTGTATAAAGACCTCGATTTTAAGCTTAAATTTAAAGGCACCACCTATGGCGCAGGCACCACCCTGGCCTATGGCTATCATGACTGGTTTGGCACGCTCGATTTTAACTATACCCGCACCGATTTCGATATTCTGGATGGTAACACCCATGCCTTCACCTTCACGCCGCGCGTAGGCTATCGCTTTACCGTACCGGGTTCCGACAGGTTCAATATTCCGCAGTCCCATGCCAGCCTGTGGGTTGGCACCATGTATCAGGATGTCTCACAGGACTTTCGTGGCAATATCAGCAACCTGCATATGCCTGCTGAGTTAGCCGGACTGGTTAAATTTGTTAACCAGGACGATAAGGGCCGCTTCCGGGTGAAGCAGCACTTGCAGTCACCGTGGAATATTCTGGTCGGTGGGCAATATGAAATAACCCGTAACTTTAATATTACCGCTGAAGCCGGGTTCGAGAAGCGTAACAGCGTGATGCTGGGCGGCGAGTTCCGCTTCTGAGTATGCGAATAAACTCTTCGCTGTTATTTGGCCTGCTCTCTATTTCCCCGATCGCGCAGGCCAATTTTTTGCCCAGCAGGGTGACCGTCGATCATTACCTGGCAAAACTGGGGTCAGACCAGCAGGTGAATACCGCGAAAGGCATTGACTGGGGCATCGTCCCCGGTCCGTTTTATACCCCGGAACTGGGCATCGGTATTGGCGTTGCGGCTGTCGGGTTGTACCGGCCCGATCGGCAGCAGGAAAACACACCGCTCTCGTCGCTGGCTCTGACAGGCTTTGTCAGTTCGACCGGGGCTTTCGGCTTCGGGTACGAGAATGACACCTTTTTTCACCATGACCAGTGGCGGTTTTATATCGAGGGTGACCTCAGCCATCGCCCGCTCTACTACTGGGGGCGGGGCTATCGTGAAGGGCGCCATCGCCACGACAGGCAAAAATATGACTCCAGCCGTTTTAACGCCACGCCACAGCTGCTTTATCGGCTGCGCGCCAACACCTATGCCGGGCTTGGCTGGGCGGTTTCATGGGAGCGTGCTTCCGCGTTGCAGGATAAGCCATCGGGCGGCTTTTCGCGCAACCCCGTCGCGCTGGATCAGCTAAACTCCGGCTTCAGCCTGCTGTTCAGCTATGACACGCGCGATTTTATCGCTAACCCGTCGCAGGGACAGGTGTTGAACATCCATTACACCGATTACCTCCCTTCGCTGGGCAGCGATAACCGCCTTAAGGTCTGGGATCTGCAGTATGACCGTTACCACCCGCTTAATGACTCCACGCTGCTGGCCTGGGAGCTGTATAGCCGCCTCGCGACCGGGCAGGTGCCGTGGACCATGCTGGGTTCGCTGGGCGACAGTCGCCACCTGCGCGGCTATTATCAGGGGCGCTTTCGCGCGCGAAATATTGTGACTACCCAGCTCGAACTGCGGAAAAAACTGAGCTGGCGCCATGGCGTGGTGGGCTGGGTCGGCGCGGGCAGCATGTCTCAGCGCCCGAGTGAAGTGCTGGATGGCCACTGGCTCCCTTCGATTGGGGTTGGCTACCGCTTCGAGTTTAAAAAACGGATGAATGTGCGGCTTGATTACGGTGTCGGTCAGCGCAGCTCCGGTTTCTATTTCCAGGTTGGTGAAGCATTTTGATCGCCCGTCTCTTACTCTCATTCAACCTGCTGCTGGCAGGCTGCCAGGCCCGGCATCTGGAGAACATGCCGTTTAATGTGGCGAGTCTGCAAGGCCCGGCCGCAGTCGCCAGCGTGGTCTGGCCGGTGATAGCCAAGCTGCCCGCCCCGCAGGGCCTGCGCCCCTGCTGCGCCTTCGGTTATAACGTGCGGGCAAAAGTGCTGGGTATTCCCGTTCCCGGATTCAAAATCGGCAACGTCATCGCCGCGGACGATAGCGGTCAGCATCACTATAATGACCACTTACTGAGTATCCTCAGCACGCTGAGCGGTCTGAATCGCGAACATGACGGCATCATCTATACGCTGCGCGGCGGTTTTATCGATCTCGCCCACGTGCGCGATACCGCCGATAATACCCTGTGGCTATTCAGCCAGATCTGGCCGCGCCTCGGCCAGGCTTTCACCGTCAGGCTTGATGATGAGCTGGGGCAGCGCACGATCCGCCTGTGGCCGTTTACCCCGCCCGCGACTGCGCTTGCGCGCTACCATCTGGCCGTGATGATGGCCGCTCAGCTGGCTTATCAGCTGGCGGTATGGCATGAGGTGGCGCAGTGGTACGGTTTTGAGTCGGTACCTGGCTACTCTGAAGCCGTGTCGGCATTTTCACCGGAAGACCTCTATTCCAACCTGCTTGGCGCGCGCCTTGCCAGCGACCTGTTGAACCATGGCGGCGCCAGCACGCTCAGGCAGTATCAGCGTACAATGGCGCAGGCAATCCCGCAGGCGCTGGCGCAGCTTGAGGCAGTCAGCCCGCAGCAGACCCGTTTTCACTTCGATATGCTCGACGGCAAGTGGTGGAATAGCCGCTGCCGCCTGCCGGATAAATTCCTGGTACGCCGGCGCAACTATCTCACGGGCGCCCTGCGCTACCCTACCCGCCCCGCCGAACGTGTGCCGATGCTGTGGCTGACGCTACCCGACAGCTTTAACGGCCATCCGCTCAACGCTTTCGCCCGGCTGGAGATCTGGCCCGGTAACAATATGAAACAGCTGCCCGCGCCCAAAAGCCCCAGGATTTTCTATCGGTTTGCCGATTTTGCCACGCTGGCGCAGCAGGCAAATGAGGTCGACCGCCGCCGGCTGCTGCGTATCGGCCAGCGCTGTAAATGAGTATTTTATCGCCATTATCGCGTTGTTTTTCATAAGATAAAGTTATGTCTGAGCGTTCATTTTCTGCCCTCGCCGTTCTCCCCTGGATCGCTGCTTGCTGCTTTCCGCTGCGGATCTCACCAGGCAACCGATTACTCTGGTGAGAAAGCAGGCAAAAGCCCTTTTGCCAGAAAGTTCCCCTCCACATGCAAATAAACGTGATGCACATCACACTTTAACTGAATTGAAATGAAACAGAATTTGACAAGTGTGAGCGATCTCTATTTCCTTATAGCCTGTTCGCGGCACACTGCCGCTGCATTCAAGGCGGGTGTTTTCGTCGCATCAATAATCACCCATCGTCGCCCGTAGAAACCGTAACCCGATCGTCGTGCTGGCTGCCGCGCAGGGTCACAGAGCATGTGGTAATAATAATGAAATATAAAATTATGATGGCTGGTGCGCTGGCCGCGCTCTCTTATACCAACGTTTCTTTTGCACAAGATAGCAACCCGGAATATGTTTCTGACTGGTGGCACCAGAGCGTAAACGTGGTGGGCAGCTATCACACCCGCTTCGGGCCGCAGCTGAATAATGACCTGTATCTGGAATATGAAGCCTTCGCCCACAAAGACTGGTTCGATTTCTACGGCTATATCGACGTACCTAAATTCTTCGGCGTGGGTAACGGCAATGACGTTGGCGCATGGGACGATGGCTCACCGTTCTTTATGGAGATCGAACCGCGCTTCTCGATCGACAAACTGACCGGCACCAGCCTGGCATTCGGTCCGTTTAAAGAGTGGTACTTCGCGAATAACTATATCTACGATATGGGTGACAATAAGGCCAACCGCCAGAATACCTGGTATATGGGCCTGGGCACCGATATCGACACCCATTCTGATATCGGCCTGTCGCTGAACGTGTATGCGAAATATCAGTGGGAAAACTACACTGCTGCCAACGAAGACAGCTGGGACGGTTACCGCTTCAAGGTGAAATACTTTGTACCGCTGACCCAGGTGTGGGGCGGCAACCTGAGCTACATTGGCTTTACCAATTTTGACTGGGGTTCTGACCTCGGTGATACCGCCGGTCGCACCAGCAACTCGATTGCTTCCAGCCATATTCTCTCGCTCGGCTATGACCACTGGCACTACTCGTTCGTGGCGCGTTACTTCCACAACGGCGGCCAGTGGGAAGATGGCACCGAGCTGAACTTCGGCAAGGGCAACTTTAACGTGAAGTCGAACGGCTTCGGTTATTACGTGGTGGTGGGTTACAACTTCTGATAACCCGCTGCGGGCCGATCGAAACAAAAGATCGGCCCCTACGTACTGCCTGGATCGCGGGCCGATCGAAACAAAAGATCGGCCCCTACGTACTGCCTGGATCGCGGGCCGATCGAAAAAAAGGATCGGCCCCTACGTATTGCCTGGGTCACGGGCCGATCGAAAAAGAGGATCGGCCCCTACAAACGATGATTCAACGCGCCTGAAGGCGCGTTTTTTTTGTGCCCGCTAAAACGCTATACTCGGGCCGGCAATATTGCCTCTGCAAAAAGGAATTTTTATGTCTGCGAAGTCCGTCGACCACAGCGTTAAGCTGCGCCCGCTGGAGCGTGAAGATCTGCGTTTTGTCCATCAGTTAGACAACAACGCCAGCGTGATGCGCTACTGGTTTGAGGAGCCGTATGAGGCCTTTGTTGAGCTGTCTGACCTGTACGACAAGCATATTCATGACCAGAGCGAACGGCGTTTTGTGGTGGAACATGACGGCAGCAATGCCGGGCTGGTAGAACTGGTGGAGATCAACCATATCCACCGTCGCGCCGAGTTTCAGATCATTATTGCCCCGAGTCATCAGGGTAAAGGATTGGCAACAAAGGCGGCCAGACTGGCGATGGATTACGGTTTTTCGGTGCTGAACCTCTATAAACTTTACCTGATCGTCGATAAAGAGAACGCCAAGGCCATTCATATTTATCGCAAGCTGGGTTTTGAGATTGAAGGGGAGCTGATCCACGAATTCTTTATCAACGGCGAGTACCGCAATACCATTCGCATGTGTATTTTCCAGCATCAGTATCTGGAACGCTTCCGGCCACCGCACGCCATGGTCAATCCAACGGCGCAGTAAACCATCAGGCCGGATCGCTCCGGCCTGAATCGTTTATCCGCTTAGCCGCGCGCGCCCACCGGGTTCATGATGGTTTGCAGGATTTCCGGCTCAATTTTATACATTCCCCCGTAGAACGGGTCCACCACCAGCCAGCCGGGGAAGCCAAGCAGGGGAATATTGCCGAGCAGATACCACAGATTCGGGCTCTCTTTCAGCGGCAGGGTTTGCGGCACGTAGCCAGGCCGTTCCAGCATCACCCGGTATTTTTTCTTGCCGAAGTAGCTGCCGTTCGACTTAAGAAGGCTGACGGTTTTTGGCGTATAGCCTTCAGCCACCGCGATGCCCGTCTCATCCTGCACCACAAACTTCACCCCCGGGGGCTGAGTTTGCAGGGTCACATCCTGACGCTCACTGCCGACAATCGTCGCGCATCCACTTAACATCCACGCTGCTGCCAGCGCTGCTATCAGCCGTTTCATGGTTAACCTGCTTTTATCCCAACATGACAGTAGTCTAAGCGTTGCGTGAACAAACAAGCGGGCTAATAGCGTATGAATTGGGCGCTTATTCCAGCCTTGGCCACCAGTCAGCCAAACATCTTTTCCAGATAGCGCTCAAGTGCCATGCGCGAGCTGAAGCCGTGGGGGATGCCGTAATGGTCGTTCGATTCCCCGGCCAGATACATCGGGAAACGCACATAGTGGTCGCAGGTTTTCACGTCTGATGATGCCAGTGCCAGCGACTGGCTGCGCTCCTTTAACGTCGGGTGGATCACCAGTGCCGTCCGCCCGAGGCGCGCCTCGCGATTGACGTAGACATAGTCTTCACCACGACGATAACCGTAGGTTTTTGTGGTAACCGCGTCCATTTCAAATCCCGCTTTTTCCAGTACGCGAGCAACCTCATCAGGTCGTAGATACATGCTTATTCCTCTCAGTCTGCCAAACCCCGCAACCTTACAACGGCTGCGCAGTCAGGGCTTTCGGATTAGTCCATAAACGCCGCCCGGCGGTTGGCGTTATGTGAAGCTGTTCTATACTAATAGTAGGTTTTTACAGTAAGGGAGCAAAAAATGTTCAACCGGACATCGAAAAATAACGATATCGACCTGAATCAGGATGTTTCCCAGCTGGCGGACAGCCTTGACGATCTGCTGAAGTCTTACGGCAGCAAAACCAAAGATGAAGTGGACGGCGCGCGCTCACGCGCAGAAGCGCTGTTGAAAGAGACGCGGGCGAAGCTGCACGGTAATAACCGCGTAACTCAGGCGGCGAAAGACGGTGCAGGACACGTTGATAACTACGTGCGCGACAAACCCTGGCACGGAGTTGGCATTGGTACCGCGCTGGGTATTTTTATCGGTGCACTGATCGCGACGACCACATCCTCACGCTGATTATTGGCAAAATTTAACTGATTGATCATCGGCCCGTGGCGAAAGCTGCGGGCTTTTTTATTGCCTGAAAATTTTTTATCTGACGCAAACCTTGCGGCACAAGGGCTGGATGCGAGGTGGATTACCAAATGCAAAAATACTATATGTTGTGTGGTTGCATTTCGGCATCGCTATATCTAGTATTTACTCCATCAAGACCACGCAACAAGTTGTGGTCGCGGCGGCGCCAGTAGTGTTACCAGAAAGCGCCTGTTAAGCCAGTCAAACAGCCATCAAGGTAAATACGAATCATGCGCATTATTATTTACACTAAAGATAACTGTGTCCAGTGCAATGCAACAAAAAACGCGATGGACAAGAAAGGGATTGATTATCAGCTGATTAATCTGGACCACGAGCCGACCCACGTGGACGCGCTGAAATCGCTGGGCTACCGTCAGGTGCCGGTGGTCATGGCGGAGCAGGACCACTGGAGCGGCTTCCGCCCGGACAAAATCCAGGCCCTGAGCCAGCTGGCACAGACGCGGGGATAAGCTCATGACAACGCTGGTCTACTTCTCCAGCCTGTCAGAAAACACCCATCGTTTTATTACCCGTTTAGATCTGCCAGCCCGGCGTATCCCGCTGGATAACGCTCAGCGCCTGCAGGTCGATGAACCTTACATCCTGATAGTGCCGAGCTACGGCGGCGGCACCGCTCAGGGTGCGGTGCCTAAACAGGTAATTCAGTTTCTGAATGACACCCACAATCGTCAGCTGATCCGCGGCGTTATCGCCGCTGGCAACCGCAATTTTGGCGAGGCTTTTTGCCTGGCTGGCGACATTATTGCGCGTAAATGTCAGGTGCCTTACCTCTATCGCTTTGAGCTGATGGGCACCGCTGACGATATCGCTAACGTTTACCACGGAGTAACCCAATTTTGGCAGCGACAGACAGCACACTCATAGAGGCCCAGCCGGCCACTGCCGATTATCACGCGCTCAACGCGATGCTTAATCTGTACGATGCCGAAGGCCATATTCAGTTTGAAAAAGATCGCGAGGCTACGCGCCAGTATTTTATCCAGCACGTGATCCCTAACAGCGTGCGGTTCGATTCCATTGCTGAACGCCTGCAGTATCTGGTTTCCGAAGGCTATTACGAAGCCGACGTGCTGAATGCCTATCCGTTTGAGTTCGTCTGTTCGCTGTTCCAGCAGGCTTATGAGCGCCGTTTCCGCTTCCAGACCTTCCTCGGCGCGTGGAAGTTTTACACCAGCTATACGCTGAAGACCTTCGACGGCAAGCGCTACCTGGAAGGCTTCACCGAGCGCGTCTGCATGGTGGCGCTAACGCTGGCCCAGGGCGACCAGGCGCTGGCGCACGCGCTTACCGATGAGATCCTGTCCGGGCGTTTCCAGCCTGCAACGCCCACCTTCCTCAACTGCGGCAAGCAGCAGCGCGGTGAGCTGGTCTCCTGCTTCCTGCTGCGCATTGAAGACAATATGGAGTCGATTGGCCGCGCGGTGAACTCAGCCCTGCAGCTCTCCAAGCGCGGCGGCGGCGTGGCGTTCCT
This window harbors:
- a CDS encoding DUF883 family protein, which produces MFNRTSKNNDIDLNQDVSQLADSLDDLLKSYGSKTKDEVDGARSRAEALLKETRAKLHGNNRVTQAAKDGAGHVDNYVRDKPWHGVGIGTALGIFIGALIATTTSSR
- the nrdH gene encoding glutaredoxin-like protein NrdH — its product is MRIIIYTKDNCVQCNATKNAMDKKGIDYQLINLDHEPTHVDALKSLGYRQVPVVMAEQDHWSGFRPDKIQALSQLAQTRG
- a CDS encoding DUF2002 family protein produces the protein MYLRPDEVARVLEKAGFEMDAVTTKTYGYRRGEDYVYVNREARLGRTALVIHPTLKERSQSLALASSDVKTCDHYVRFPMYLAGESNDHYGIPHGFSSRMALERYLEKMFG
- the speG gene encoding spermidine N1-acetyltransferase codes for the protein MSAKSVDHSVKLRPLEREDLRFVHQLDNNASVMRYWFEEPYEAFVELSDLYDKHIHDQSERRFVVEHDGSNAGLVELVEINHIHRRAEFQIIIAPSHQGKGLATKAARLAMDYGFSVLNLYKLYLIVDKENAKAIHIYRKLGFEIEGELIHEFFINGEYRNTIRMCIFQHQYLERFRPPHAMVNPTAQ
- a CDS encoding nucleoside-specific channel-forming protein Tsx; amino-acid sequence: MKYKIMMAGALAALSYTNVSFAQDSNPEYVSDWWHQSVNVVGSYHTRFGPQLNNDLYLEYEAFAHKDWFDFYGYIDVPKFFGVGNGNDVGAWDDGSPFFMEIEPRFSIDKLTGTSLAFGPFKEWYFANNYIYDMGDNKANRQNTWYMGLGTDIDTHSDIGLSLNVYAKYQWENYTAANEDSWDGYRFKVKYFVPLTQVWGGNLSYIGFTNFDWGSDLGDTAGRTSNSIASSHILSLGYDHWHYSFVARYFHNGGQWEDGTELNFGKGNFNVKSNGFGYYVVVGYNF
- a CDS encoding BamA/TamA family outer membrane protein, giving the protein MRINSSLLFGLLSISPIAQANFLPSRVTVDHYLAKLGSDQQVNTAKGIDWGIVPGPFYTPELGIGIGVAAVGLYRPDRQQENTPLSSLALTGFVSSTGAFGFGYENDTFFHHDQWRFYIEGDLSHRPLYYWGRGYREGRHRHDRQKYDSSRFNATPQLLYRLRANTYAGLGWAVSWERASALQDKPSGGFSRNPVALDQLNSGFSLLFSYDTRDFIANPSQGQVLNIHYTDYLPSLGSDNRLKVWDLQYDRYHPLNDSTLLAWELYSRLATGQVPWTMLGSLGDSRHLRGYYQGRFRARNIVTTQLELRKKLSWRHGVVGWVGAGSMSQRPSEVLDGHWLPSIGVGYRFEFKKRMNVRLDYGVGQRSSGFYFQVGEAF
- a CDS encoding DUF4056 domain-containing protein, with product MIARLLLSFNLLLAGCQARHLENMPFNVASLQGPAAVASVVWPVIAKLPAPQGLRPCCAFGYNVRAKVLGIPVPGFKIGNVIAADDSGQHHYNDHLLSILSTLSGLNREHDGIIYTLRGGFIDLAHVRDTADNTLWLFSQIWPRLGQAFTVRLDDELGQRTIRLWPFTPPATALARYHLAVMMAAQLAYQLAVWHEVAQWYGFESVPGYSEAVSAFSPEDLYSNLLGARLASDLLNHGGASTLRQYQRTMAQAIPQALAQLEAVSPQQTRFHFDMLDGKWWNSRCRLPDKFLVRRRNYLTGALRYPTRPAERVPMLWLTLPDSFNGHPLNAFARLEIWPGNNMKQLPAPKSPRIFYRFADFATLAQQANEVDRRRLLRIGQRCK
- the nrdI gene encoding class Ib ribonucleoside-diphosphate reductase assembly flavoprotein NrdI, with the translated sequence MTTLVYFSSLSENTHRFITRLDLPARRIPLDNAQRLQVDEPYILIVPSYGGGTAQGAVPKQVIQFLNDTHNRQLIRGVIAAGNRNFGEAFCLAGDIIARKCQVPYLYRFELMGTADDIANVYHGVTQFWQRQTAHS